One Thunnus maccoyii chromosome 14, fThuMac1.1, whole genome shotgun sequence genomic window carries:
- the pex13 gene encoding peroxisome biogenesis factor 13, whose amino-acid sequence MKAAGRADEVQDQYRTGSALFFLLCRQTFAMDSQPPPKPWERRIPGSISAPVNYRSTDFGPTAGPSVSAGPPVLTRMAPPIPPRPVQQSYRPSYTSFTSSYSPYGSSIYGGYSPYSYGGGYGGGYGLGGYSRLPHTEDIAPSRFVQQAEESSRGAFQSIESIVQAFASVSMMLDATFSAVYNSFRAVLDVANHLTRLRAHLTRVLSAFALVRTLRYLYRRLQRLLGRRSDSEVDDLWADSASDALATGASRGHGAGVEDLSQVKSWPIILFFAVVLGGPYLIWKLLSSSPGSEESATNWASGEDDHVVARAEYDFSASSEEEISLRAGDMLNLAPKEQQPRVRGWLLASVDGQTTGLVPANYVKVLGKRRGRKHAEMERLAQVQQENSQASYTASAAHPQPNPTQGFTPGLGSASTSASSEELLESVFRETPASVSLGTSNSSLSLPSSTVLNIPDKTDL is encoded by the exons ATGAAGGCAGCAGGAAGAGCGGACGAGGTTCAGGACCAGTACAGGACAGGTTCCGcattatttttcttactttgtaGACAAACATTTGCGATGGATTCACAGCCTCCTCCAAAGCCATGGGAAAGGCGGATTCCAGGATCAATAAGTGCACCTGTAAACTACAG GTCTACAGACTTTGGACCCACTGCTGGCCCCTCTGTATCTGCCGGCCCTCCTGTCCTGACTAGGATGGCCCCCCCAATTCCTCCTCGTCCCGTCCAGCAGTCCTACCGTCCGTCCTACACCTCTTTCACCTCCTCTTACAGTCCCTATGGGAGCTCCATCTATGGGGGTTACAGCCCCTACAGCTATGGTGGTGGCTATGGCGGTGGCTACGGCCTCGGAGGGTACAGCCGCTTACCCCACACAGAAGACATTGCCCCCAGTAGGTTTGTGCAGCAGGCAGAGGAGAGTAGCCGCGGTGCCTTCCAGTCCATCGAGAGCATCGTCCAGGCCTTTGCCTCAGTTAGTATGATGCTGGACGCCACCTTTTCAGCCGTGTATAACAGTTTTCGTGCCGTGCTGGACGTGGCCAATCACCTGACACGGCTGCGTGCGCACCTCACCAGGGTTTTGTCAGCATTTGCATTGGTGCGCACCTTGCGATACCTCTACCGACGGTTACAGAGGCTGCTGGGGAGGAGGTCAGACTCTGAGGTTGATGACTTGTGGGCAGATAGTGCGAGTGACGCCCTGGCTACAGGTGCATCCAGAGGGCATGGAGCAGGGGTGGAGGATTTGAGTCAAGTTAAGTCCTGGCCAATCATTCTGTTTTTCGCTGTAGTCCTGGGTGGACCCTATCTCATCTGGAAACTGCTGAGCTCCAGCCCTGGCTCTGAGGAAAGCG cTACTAACTGGGCCAGCGGGGAGGATGACCATGTTGTGGCAAGAGCAGAGTACGACTTTTCAGCTTCATCTGAGGAGGAGATTTCTCTGCGGGCTGGAGACATGCTCAACCTCGCCCCTAAAG AGCAACAGCCCAGGGTACGTGGCTGGCTGCTGGCCAGCGTGGATGGTCAGACCACAGGGCTTGTCCCCGCCAACTATGTGAAGGTCCTTGGCAAGAGGAGAGGTCGTAAACATGCAGAGATGGAGAGGCTTGCTCAGGTCCAGCAAGAGAACTCGCAGGCCTCCTACACAGCCTCGGCTGCACACCCACAGCCCAATCCTACCCAAGGCTTTACTCCAGGCCTCGGTTCAGCCTCCACCTCAGCTTCCTCAGAGGAGCTGCTAGAGTCGGTGTTCAGAGAAACACCAGCTTCCGTCAGTCTGGGAACATCCAACTCCAGCCTCAGTTTGCCCTCCAGCACAGTGCTAAACATCCCAGACAAGACTGACCTGTga